The genomic DNA gaagagatagagtacagtatttagatcagagcttattatgagtttatgatatctataaattaagactgaaagtgtattagttttttttagatcaaaacttctattaaaaacaatttacatttgttagaaacaattaattttctaatcagccatttacatttaaaagaaatatttttttgatatgtacaattacatttttatatcaaacattttgtttgtgtaatcaaattaaattgttgattcaataaattcatttaatttcagattaaatgttaaaatggcattccatcagatcaatatcattattccccaagtaaaagtgcagttatttgactgtacatctttaacactggcaaaggtactttgtcagaggtaCTCAggttcatgaagtacctttccatgaaagtcagaccattttttagagctttaggatactcaatgcccaaggaaaaataaagagaaaaaatacattcaacagcaagggtgatatccattcctggacaataatcactgagtatctcaattccatcaacacaaacagagatgtcatctgctgccaatgggcttgttgttcccttgaaaacgatagttgccgtaggtgatggtggtacatgtatagattttaaaataataataattaataactttattcaacaatgaaTATATTTGGCTAAACTAAatgatttgtaaaatatttgttttaaattatgtgtaattgtacttcagcagcatctcaccatacctacaagcagtggcggctcgtgtggtggggctgcggctactttaaagggattgttaattgcctacaagtctccctcataattcattaaatatttaacagatatctttaaatatttcaaaatatccttaaatcagttgaagatatcttaaaatattttaagatattttgaaataattcgAGATATcgtaacatattttaagatatctcaaaatgttttacagatatctggaattaattttgagatatctcaaactcattttgagatatctctaaatgataatttggctttgtacttaacattaaatacatcaattcagttaagctacatttaaaaagtagagctcaattaacttacttggtcaacaacaaacaacagattttccctctctcaaaacaaagctggcaacagcaacaatgcagcattcattctcagtcctaaaaaaacaaatagggtATCAAATCATACACAAAGTACAAACCACACGGAAGAGTGTTGAGCAActctggtctgagaggtacaggatctgtGGCTTTGCATCACCAGTGTATTACCAGTATGTGCTAAATAGAGTAGAATTAGCAGTGAAAAGTTTAATAACAGTTtaataagcagttctccagacatatgcaaaaatgtaagtgacaTACAAGACGGTTGGATTAACAGAAGTACTGTGTAGACACATCCATGTTTCCCCAGAATCTAATATTAacttaagcagcagtgtggagtagtggttagggctttggactcttgaccggagggtggtgggttcaatcccaggtggaggacactgctgctgtacccttgagcaaggtactttaccttgattgctccagtaaaaacccaactgtataaatgggtaattgtatgtaaaaataatgtgatatcttgtaacaattgtaagtcgccctggataagggcgtctcctaagaaataataataataataataattaataattccaccagtgctctcagttacattcatgaattcattatttgctaaactgcacagataaagaatagttttaaagatttaaaggtacctaaaaaaacacacaagactgtagctctccaggaccaggactgaccaccactgatacaaatgttattatggattggagcaaaaaaatgttaagaacagtatcaacaaagtttctaaaaacctATTTATGCAGGTTTTtcacattggtttttatgcccgtgagagttaaataccagctatcttccccatgaaatattatgctctaaGTGTacgaaatgaagttgcatcatgttctgtttaatagttatttatagatcctattctgagataggtcaaaacaatttgatgtacaataaatatttcttatacattaccattttcctgtgtcttatctgaagcatcttcaatgtaggacatcacattAGTTAGAAGAGGCCCACTAGAGAGTCTGAAAATaggatctaccattctggataggccactcattaggttccgttccaagtttactccaaaacgtagttctactttgtgcaacagctaaaatacagatggtaaagttattattatatttatttatttatttatttatcagatgcctttatccaaggcgaccctACAGAGCTGTAAAACAGTTGAATAATTGAGttgaataattacaaataatgtagtagttaaaaaaaatcaataaataaaacaaaatcaaactaaattgaatgcgagcagaaagaagttgcatgggaaaaaccaggagcactGGAGTTTTGtcaaagctggagcaggtggattgctgatgcagaaaggtcacctaggaggtctaattaaagtgattatacatgcttataactaaaaatattaatttctgatcaatcaccatagtagaataaaaactagtacctaccagtttaggatgctttaggaatggaaacagaccaaggacttcttcagttgacttcttctccatcattctttcccgagtgtgtacaattctattcatgctgtcacatatggcttcaatgttcggcctcaatttcgttatttcttttcttatggagtccaagtgttttgcaatactatgctcgtcttctcctgggaactcctcactttgcatctgcaatatttaCCATAACGTTGAGTAATTCAATCTTCTGATCagacatttactgcatgtattctctgtgcttttctttactctgagaaaatgctaaagatcaagtactgtccatgaaagccaattagctaataaactacacaatcacatgtatgcacatatataaagtataattatatgtacattaaaaataaataatttgaaatgtactgtttcaatctatttctgtcaatgcagatccaagagttaggcttacagattctcttctctttttcatgagcggttgctgttgctctggtgcaattaaagcacgcttccttcctcgacccacagcaccaaactttttttcatgtcttctaaaGTCTCCACTGAACTAAGtgactttctctcttttttgaatttatttctcagtatttcaagtacagtagcctgaaacaatgaatgaaagttaaacctatgtccattatatgcctataaaaaatacatatcaactagtaaaaatatatttaacgctacataattttgacaaattaatgtttatttgtgtggaagggtggtgggtaattcactgacacaggagacagagaaatgaggctgaaaacaccgcacaggtgcccagttttattagaaacttattttgggttcagccggcagagggcgctgttgtctgtggcctgccgtaccagctatggtagcgacagagccacaactataccggagcggtacagggtacagaggttagaacaaaaatactaatcaaaaggctaaaagaaacagagaaaaaaaacacagtaaacaaaactacaaaataaaaagtgctgcactcggcagcttcactCCAACCGTCGCTACTcatacggcccgggtctccgtcctaccctagcggctccctcagcctgctatccactttattggggctgcccaagagtttttcccccgctaccgctaaatctttctttctttcttttattatttatttatttgtctcgccgggattttcgtcccggctgattttcctccagcgcttccgcacgccgtttacgtctccgtgggcagacttgagggaacagcagaatgaaacttatagggtcagcaattcccccaagacccgcctcccagccactcagagagaaggaaagtccgcacaccccctctcccccctctccgtgtcaccgccatgactgacaggcagatattgacgagctgctgccctctccctgcagcactatgaacacgtcagaagagtcagcacatgtctccccctgttacaattTGGCTAATTCttatatgaatataactaccaaatttacactcacatatccagtttggctgtcatcccttagaaatctgtacttacagcacaaagtacttagcacagtacggtaaattatgtggtctggataactaaatatacagattagaacattatatatatatatatatatatatatatatatatatatatatatatatatatatatatatatatatatatatatatatatatatatatgaattgtaagtgataaaagaaaaatatgtatttgaaaaatgaaatacagctgcattttacagttGCCGACCATTGccctactgcatagcacgacttccacaaaatgaaaaactataattaaataaacatttcaaaagaaaatattgtgtaaccagctgcgaactggttatatgtaggcctacatacacaattgtaaaatcgaaataattatttataaaaaacaacataaaaaagaaaataactccgtTCCCACAGTGTAacgggaatgcgcattcagggaaacatgcttcaaagtagcccccatattagcacaatccacacagatgtaacgcttatcaacttgtgtgcatttaccacatactgctctttcacactgggcacagctatcagaagttttatttgtattgcatttagttacctggcaaatgtttctgccaaagctccgtggctagcatcataagagatctATCCTGCTGATATTTCccccggtgcattcattgtacaaaacgaaggaattgatggctgccacgtccagcacattgtaaaatacagcacctgGACACTGGTGATTGCTTTCAGTGAGTACTAGTTTTGCGCAGAAGGTGGAAACGctcttcttctttgtttactgttgcaaccaggctgtatttttttcttcaactgtttcgctaattacagtgaaataatagatatgtatataggtaacattcatctcttttcctaagcacggttacatcagcctaacacactgtcacccagtctctgaccagcgggGGTCGAGTtttatctttgcacaggtaggggcaggtccgctgccagccaaaacctgATCCCAtattgacaggtttgtttgtccagcgacaccgtgcttttgtcggaaacagctgcttgtccatgtaatgttttatgtttagcttgaaacaggcatttttgttttcaatgaagtcgttccaaatttctgatgccaaggcaaatatatttgtagttgctctcaaatcaaaacgcaaaaatatCAAGGACTTATCGAACAATTcttataatagtaatattataatacagcagactatatatgctcacttagacagccagacggcagttctccaaggaattgataggattacactagatatttggataacacatatctagaagtcaagagcaatattctattctattcaaatacatactgctgtaaactcggaggtacagataacaaacaggcttgtatacgtttaaaaaaaacatagcgtattgtaggttaaactaacaataaaagcatgtgttgTAGCAAgccatcaaaatgactacttttggctgttctaggtagaagtgctcataactttatttatttatttttgcgattctgacctattttttttaagcatgctgCTTATTTGAATATAGTGCTTTAGCATTAAACTAAGAAAAACAACCTCTGACTGCGGCACAAGCACGCCGCCTTCAATTTCCAGTTCGTGCCCAGGTTCAACTAGATGTTATAGCtagatgtattgcttttttacccttaatttagatcattttgcatattttttatttagtaggcaTACAGGAACCTAGTTTCAAAATATTATTCTGGAACCATATTTTTGAATATGATTGCCGAGTGTTTCTGTAATTAAAGTAACGAGTGCTAATCTGGCGCCCTTGGAAATcgggacattttttaaattttggagAAAAATGTCGGGACCAATAATTGGAAGTGTTTGAATGGGAGGGAGGGTAACATTGGTTCTATAGcatatagaatatttattatataacataTGGAAGTGACGTCACATTAAATAAGAAATAGCTCTcccgtttaattattatttttgaactaCATGTTCTAAACATATAGTGTAGGATTACCACCAAAGCGGCTAGAAAATTGGCTCGTGGTTTGAATCATACAGGTGCAGTGGTATCCCAAGCATTACTACTAGGTCCTGCAGTTCTAGCAACGCAATACGACTCAAATAAATGCGTTTCTGCAAAGATTACGGGTTAGATTTgcaaatcaaaataaagaaaaaacaaaagcaactgcCAGCACACGAGAGACAGACTGACATTTGACACCCGATCTGACtagaatcagtcgattgaatgggaggtTATCAAGAAGAATCATCTGATTTAACTGGAGTCCATTGAAGGTGTTAAAGGTGATCGTCACATTTGACTACAGGGGTAATTAGCTGGCATTGGTCACAGGTGATTATTGTTAATGGGCAGCGCTATAAAAGTGTGGTCTGGAAGAACTAAGGTATCTCTTCGGTTCTTGTTATGGGTATAATGGAGTTGTTTGCTGGGTGCCGTGGCGCGTCCCGGTCATTGCGCCGTTCCGTTCCATCGGCGATGCAGTTTTTCCtccttttttcctgttttttagtTGCAGGTATTTTTGCTTCGCAGATCTCTGCGGAGCACGGCGAAACAGAGACGTATAGCGAGCTACGCAGCAAGGGAAAGGATCCTACTGAGCaagtacagggcgaggagtacgaccccattgagcaggtacagggcgaggtgTACGACCCCGTTGAGCAGatacagggcgaggagcacgaccccattgagcaggtgcaaggGGAGGAgtacgaccctattgagcaggtgcaAGGCGAGGAgaacgaccctattgagcaggtacagggtgaGGAGTATGACCCTATTGGGCAGGTGCAGGGTGAGGAGcatgaccctattgagcagggTGAGGAgcacgaccctattgagcagggcgaggagcatgaccccattgtgcagggcgaggagcacgaccccattgtgcagggcgaggagcacgaccccattgtgcagggtgaggagcacgaccccattgtgcagggcgaggagcacgaccccattgtgcagggcgaggagcacgaccccattgtgcagggcgaggagcacgaccccattgtgcagggcgaggagcacgaccccattgtgcagggcgaggagcacgaccccattgtgcagggcgaggagcacgaccccattgtgcagggcgaggagcacgaccccattgtgcaggtgcagggcgaggagcacgaccccattgtgcaggtgcagggcgaggagcacgaccccattgtgcaagtgcagggcgaggagcacgaccccattgagcaggtgcagggcgaggagcacgaccccattgagcaggtgcagggcgaggagcacgataccattgagcaggtgcagggcgaggagcacgaccccattgagcaggtgcagggcgaggagcacgatacCATTCAGCAGGTTGAGGCGGAGATACACAGTGAGGAAAATGTTCCGGTTCAACCTCCAATACAACCAAGGCCTTACCCTGTGAAGTTTATTCCGCCTTACGGCATCCCAGTGCCTGTCACTCCCTTTCCTTTCAAGCTGCTTAGCCCTCGGGTGATCCCTGTCAACGCGCCCGTGCCGCCTGAGCTCCAAAAGGTCATGAATCCCAAGCCTGTTCCTATGCCCCGGCCGCTACCCATTAGTCTTGCTGCAGCGGTCCGCGTGTTGTGCAGCGAAAACAAAATGTACGTGAGGGTAAGGACTGACCTGTACGGATTCAAGTGTGAAGCAGGCCAGTTGACTCTGGGGACCAGCTGCAGAAGCAATGGAGTCTCTGGTGGGTATCTTCTCTTTACATACGGCCTCAAAGAATGTGGAAGCCAGGCGTCTGAGTATCCCATGCTGTAGAGAGTTCTGACTTTACATATTTCTAGCTTCACTTGACTGCTGCAAGCAATGGATGATGCATCAGGGTGTGTGGGGTGGCGCTTTTTTTAATATACGTCAATGTAGTTTCGGGCACAATGTGTAACGTTAAGATTCCTATGTATGTagtgtgtgcttttatttgtgtgtcattttaaacCTGCTTTCTGATGTTCTAACTTCATATTCTCTTTCTAcaccaccttcaaggtggaagctgGACAGTTGGTGTACAAGAACGTCCTTAAATATGTTCCATCTGTGCAAAACAGTACAATTCGGAGATCTATGCCATTCACTGTACCCCTTCAGTGTCGTTACTATAGGTAAGGAACCTCTTTCTAATTATACGGCATGGCAAAAGCGGActtgtttattcttttaaatcaCCCCGGTTTTAAAAGCGGTTTAACAAAGCTAATGTCCAAGAGTCATATTGCATTGAAAAACTCGTCCGCTTGATTCTTCCTGTTTGTAGGTATCACCATGTCTACAGGCACGGTATTCGTCCGCTTTGGAGGAATCCAACTCGGTTCAAGAGTCTCAAGACCCCATACGGCTTTgccctaaaaataattaatggtaAGCAGAACTCTTCAACGGTTATATAACTATATAAAGTGTAGTGTAGTACCTACAGCATGTCTTGTTCTGTATATCATTAAGGGTTCCCTATTATCTATGATTTTAAATAGGGTGTATACAGATGAGGACAAGTACTGTTGAAGCGGGGGTGCTACACTGTACTGTGGTTCTCCTGGGAGTCCACATGTCAAAATAGTGTCCCGTTTTAAtgctaatccccccccccccccccccaactgcaTGCTTCAACTGTCTGTTCCACCCTCCCACcttgtgtggggtttttttttttactccttaggTGACTGGGTTCCTGAGCGCATGATGAATACATTCTACCTTGGACAACCCATACACTTTCAAGCTACTACAAATCTTACTATTCCTGGGACAAAGCTTTTCATCCACAGCTGTTATGCAACCGCATCTCCAGCTTCAAATTCAACGCCCAGATACACAGTGATTGAGAATTATGGGTAAGACTATTGGTTATTCTATGAAAACCTGGATGCTGCTCTCCTGGCTTTCTGTGGAGGTCagctgttctaaaaccactgcatGACTGATAATGCTTCACAGGGATGctccaaccctgtgctcacagttCACTTTGCATGAACTACAATTTTAGATGGAGGCAAATGTTCAACTTTATGGCAGTTGTAGTATATGGCTTTGGTGTCGCATGTTGCAAGGTAATGACTTGGGAGTGACTTTATTGACACTGGAGTTGCATTACCTCACCACAGCAATGACATTGCATCTTAAATATGCCAGGGCTTACAAATTACTTTTTGCAATCCTGTTCTGTGCTTGAAACCcacatgctcttttcattgcacttCCTCCCTTTCCAGGTGCATGGTGGACAGCAAGTATGAAACCTGTAGCTCCCATTTTGTGCCTCCCAGAACCAACAATACAATCAATTTAATTGTTGATGCTTTCCAGTTCAACACGCTGTCCCCTCTGGTAGGTTTCCCTTTGTACCTGCTCATCCCTATACTGGGCTTTGGCACCCAGATCTCTTCCAATGCAATTGGAGTTTCTTCTGCTACTCTGACACCAGTGCCGTGTTCACTCTTCGTAAAACGATATTGCCAGCATGTGTTGGAAGTGTGACTTTTGCATGAAGTGAATGGCAGCCCAAAGTTAATGGCTATGATCGTGCCGTGTTTAGGTGGTGTGGCCTGACGCTCATTCAATGTAGTTAAGATGTCTGACGCGCACTGCTTGCATGCATGAACACAAATGGTTAGCTGCAGAAGTTGACCAAGTTGCTCTCCAGTCATCTGGTGTATCGTCTGTCTAATATTGCTAAGGAAATAATTCTCCATTCTATTCCCAAGGTAAACAAGTACTACATGCACTGCACAATGGTGGTAACGAGCAACAGCATGGTAACGCAGAGTACCAAATCTTGCCACTATGATAAGAACGTGAACAGGTAGGTTCCATTTAAGGGTTAAAGGTATCGCTCCCTTGCATGTCTTGGGTAGTGCAAGATGAAGGCAACCATTAATGATGTGTTAATTTTCTAGAACTAAAGATTTGGTTTCCATAGTTCTGGGAGGGTGGCATTCCAATGAGGCACCATGCTCTTTCTAGGAGCATGTAACTTGAGGCAGTTCCATGTGAATAACTACTTATGTCTCTGTTCAGGTGGGTGGAACTTGAAGGTAACCACAGTGTCTGTTCCTGCTGTGACTCTGTGTGCATAAATGAAGATGTGACTTTGCCCATCGGTATGTATACGACCCCCAGAAAGCAAGGGGAAGGGTGTAAAAATTGCAGATCCAGTAACTTCTGCTTGAGTGACTCTTGTAGCAGTGGTAAGACCTTGGCTTGTacgctaaaatgtatttatttttaaatgtatccccTCAGTTACTAACAGCACCATAAGCAGCGATGCCCTGCTGGTCCTTGAAAAGCAGGGAGGTGACGACGGGGAGAGGAAGACTGGCGCGGCCATTCTTGAACTGGAGGAGGACTTGCTGTCTTACGAAGGCGTGTCCAAAGAGGATCGGGAGGCACTGTCTCCAGAGGACGATGCCTTTGACGAGAATGACTATAACAGGCTTTTGGATGTTGAGGCAGAAGGCAATGACAATTCTGATGATCCTAACCAGCATTTGGAAGGTACCTATGATGCCTCCAAGGTGCCAGAGCACAGTGACACTGAGAACTATGAGGGGGCTGGGGAGCCTGGTCCCTTCGAAGAGGCGGATGAGTGGAGGGCTCTGTCTGCAGAGGAAGCCGGTATGCTTTTTTAATTCTTGCACATTCTGTGGCTTTTAACTGGCGTACGGAGGGTCTACCATGAGGAGTATGGGAAGAAGCAAAGTAATATTTAAATTGTCTTATTGAGGATATGGCacgttttttgtttagtttttggagATGAAGCACTCTGTAGTTGTGGTGCACTTTTAAAATCCACATTGCCCTTGTTCTGCATGCAATTCTAATACTGATCATCCGTGTTTCTTTCTCCAGGTGGTAACTGAAGATGCAGTTCTGTCTAGTTATTGGATTATCATGACTGCTAAATAAaggtgttgacatttttttttataccttttttGTACTTTCAGTTATTTTGTCCCTCATCtgaattggttttaaatgtaccCAGTAAACAAATGGGCTGGGTTAAATAAGTTGAGATCAGTTGGCTCCTCTGAACCACCTCCGattttagatgggctgaatggcctcccctctaTCTTTTTAGAATGGtggcttttgtttggtttaaggATGAGACTTGAAACGGagctcctgttgtaagtgactctgctattGCGTAGTTCATCtccaagtcgctttggagaagtgtctgctaaatgactataaACTGACTGAATGCTGGTATGTGCTGAGGAAACCACAAATCTAGGACCAACTTTTGCCTTCCGTTTCATTAGCAAGgaagtgtgacagcctccataccCACCTTGGTCTGGTGGGATTACACCGCCTGAGAGCAGTGGGGAAAAAGCTCCCCATGCACTAACATCTGCTGTACTTGAACCACCACATCGTGCCAAAGAACCACAACCTAAAACTTTGGACACTGAACAAAAGTTGAATATATATTTGATGTGCCTCAaagctcagggatggaaataaaactactagcttgattagccactaAAAGgttatctgctggtatagatttggaacaaTTTTGAAGTGccatatggaaccttttaaaatggttctctggaagaaccctgcattaggggtttaataaagaaccaccatgatttttatattaatggtataatacagaaccatattggttcctctgaagaaccttgtattgaggtttaatatagaactaTCAGAGTTACTCTAATGAACATTACAAtcaacattctatggagggttgttttaGTTAATATGGAAACACCAGTTTAGTGATATGTAGAAACTtgtggttcatctgagaaaaaaaacaaatgtatacctttaagaggtcttcacatcctttagaatcccccaacctcagaagtgtaaatgctttgataaatcactcaattcaagatgccaacaatttttatttattaaacatttatataacaatttagtgtttttacaggttaaaccattagtgtagtttcaggtttagttatatatgagttttacagttttattcgacctgtgtgtttttaataattaaaccatattatttacacagtgaaaaaaagtgtCTCggagcaaactggaaaataaatctatgcatcccacagatttttctggaacttacacaaaatacattttcaagaacatgtaatagactttGAAAAACTTGagataaaatgcatattgaaactgatgaatgtgggtttcttttttcttattcattttttggtggcacaaattagaagagatagagtacagtatttagatcagagcttattatgagtttatgatatctataaattaaaactgaaagtgtattagttttttttagatca from Acipenser ruthenus chromosome 2, fAciRut3.2 maternal haplotype, whole genome shotgun sequence includes the following:
- the LOC131698562 gene encoding zona pellucida sperm-binding protein 3-like, which encodes MMNTFYLGQPIHFQATTNLTIPGTKLFIHSCYATASPASNSTPRYTVIENYGCMVDSKYETCSSHFVPPRTNNTINLIVDAFQFNTLSPLVNKYYMHCTMVVTSNSMVTQSTKSCHYDKNVNRWVELEGNHSVCSCCDSVCINEDVTLPIGMYTTPRKQGEGCKNCRSSNFCLSDSCSSGKTLACTLKCIYF